The following are encoded in a window of Cucurbita pepo subsp. pepo cultivar mu-cu-16 chromosome LG12, ASM280686v2, whole genome shotgun sequence genomic DNA:
- the LOC111807029 gene encoding translocator protein homolog has translation MASTELKHRTTGDSPAAPAADEASAKRAKNKAIAKRGLKSLAVAVSIPIAVTLLSILLLSRPKNYYPSATKPFWVPSARVVNWGSLASSLLMGISSWLFWAEGGFQAKPNAVYLYTLYLVLCMAWYGLVLGAGSRWLGSVACLGKTATLVGCDRLFRGVNGIAADLVRPCLVWSVFLTIVSLTMVSV, from the coding sequence ATGGCTTCCACCGAGCTTAAGCACCGAACAACAGGTGACTCCCCCGCCGCCCCCGCCGCCGACGAGGCTAGCGCGAAGAGAGCAAAGAACAAGGCGATCGCCAAACGAGGCCTGAAGTCTCTAGCTGTGGCAGTATCCATCCCCATCGCCGTCACTCTCCTCTCCATCCTCCTCCTTTCTAGACCCAAAAACTACTACCCCTCCGCCACGAAGCCCTTCTGGGTTCCCTCGGCAAGGGTCGTGAATTGGGGGTCGTTGGCTTCTAGCTTGTTGATGGGCATCTCGAGCTGGCTGTTCTGGGCTGAAGGCGGGTTCCAAGCTAAGCCCAACGCGGTGTATCTCTACACTTTGTACTTGGTGCTGTGCATGGCGTGGTACGGCCTCGTGCTTGGAGCCGGGTCGCGATGGCTAGGCTCGGTGGCGTGTTTGGGAAAGACGGCGACGCTGGTTGGGTGTGACAGGTTGTTCCGGGGAGTGAACGGGATTGCGGCGGACTTGGTTAGGCCTTGCTTGGTTTGGTCTGTTTTTCTTACTATCGTGAGCCTTACAATGGTTTCTGTTTGA